The following are encoded together in the Ralstonia insidiosa genome:
- the dacB gene encoding D-alanyl-D-alanine carboxypeptidase/D-alanyl-D-alanine endopeptidase: MARIRSTRLPYLSRCALACATLLTLAATPIAHAKKPKAQVAHATFAATAAQKRQAARNPAGLPANVALAFARAHIPLDAVSVFVIRTGTANPILQWNADAGMNPASTMKLLTTFAGLDLLGPDFRWKTTAYADNQPINGTLNGNLYLRGQGDPKLIPEELVKLVSDVRRAGVDELAGNIVLDRTYFENGLSEAPPLDGDSGRAYNVAPDALLYSFKTLTFTLTPDAGNGAVNIDVSPPLAQLQIDNQLRTTRGGCGDWKTASGANITTQTDGHVLASFGGRYAAACGERVYNIAALTHADFIWGGFLALWQQAGGTTRFTPGLREGKVPRQAVLLATHYGPTLAEVVHDIDKYSNNVMARQLFLTIGAEIGRKPASVPQSTEVINRWLAKQNLTMPELVLENGSGLSRTERISARNMGRLLQQADANPNGGILRDALPVVGVDGTMRNRLTRAGVAGNAEIKTGTLNDVRAIAGYVEGENGERFVVVSMINHPNASGGQAAHDALLQWIYQGAPR; the protein is encoded by the coding sequence CGCTGCGCACTTGCCTGCGCAACCCTCCTCACCCTCGCGGCTACGCCCATCGCGCATGCCAAGAAGCCCAAAGCCCAGGTGGCCCACGCAACTTTCGCCGCCACCGCAGCACAGAAGCGTCAGGCCGCACGCAATCCCGCCGGGTTGCCCGCCAATGTGGCGCTGGCATTTGCCCGAGCGCATATTCCGCTCGATGCGGTGAGCGTGTTCGTGATCCGCACCGGCACCGCCAACCCCATCCTGCAGTGGAACGCCGATGCGGGCATGAACCCGGCGTCGACCATGAAGCTGCTGACCACCTTTGCCGGGCTGGATCTGCTGGGCCCCGACTTCCGCTGGAAGACCACGGCCTATGCCGACAACCAGCCCATCAACGGCACGCTCAACGGCAACCTCTATCTGCGCGGCCAGGGCGATCCGAAGCTGATTCCCGAAGAGCTGGTCAAACTGGTGAGCGACGTGCGCCGCGCCGGCGTGGATGAACTCGCCGGCAACATCGTGCTGGACCGCACGTATTTCGAGAACGGCCTGTCTGAAGCGCCACCGCTCGATGGCGACAGCGGACGTGCCTACAACGTGGCACCCGATGCGCTGCTGTATTCGTTCAAGACGCTCACCTTCACGCTCACGCCGGACGCCGGCAACGGCGCGGTCAACATCGACGTGTCACCACCGCTGGCGCAACTGCAGATCGACAACCAGTTGCGCACCACGCGTGGCGGCTGCGGCGACTGGAAGACGGCCTCCGGCGCCAACATCACCACGCAGACCGACGGCCACGTGCTCGCCAGCTTCGGCGGTCGCTATGCTGCCGCCTGTGGAGAACGCGTCTACAACATCGCCGCGCTCACGCATGCCGACTTCATCTGGGGCGGCTTCCTGGCGCTGTGGCAGCAGGCGGGCGGCACGACACGCTTCACGCCCGGCCTGCGCGAAGGCAAGGTGCCGCGCCAGGCTGTACTGCTGGCCACGCACTACGGCCCCACGCTGGCAGAAGTCGTGCACGACATCGACAAGTATTCGAACAACGTGATGGCACGCCAGCTCTTCCTCACCATTGGTGCGGAGATCGGCCGCAAGCCTGCCTCGGTGCCGCAATCGACCGAGGTCATCAACCGCTGGCTAGCCAAGCAGAACCTGACGATGCCGGAGCTGGTGCTGGAAAACGGCTCGGGCCTGTCGCGCACGGAACGCATCAGTGCACGCAACATGGGGCGCCTGCTGCAACAGGCCGATGCGAACCCGAACGGCGGCATCCTGCGCGACGCGCTACCCGTGGTGGGTGTGGACGGCACCATGCGCAACCGCCTCACGCGCGCCGGCGTGGCCGGCAACGCCGAGATCAAGACCGGCACGCTCAACGATGTGCGCGCCATCGCCGGCTATGTGGAAGGCGAAAATGGCGAGCGCTTCGTTGTCGTCAGCATGATCAACCACCCGAACGCGAGCGGCGGCCAGGCTGCACACGACGCGCTGCTGCAATGGATCTACCAGGGCGCGCCACGATGA